In Streptomyces nodosus, one DNA window encodes the following:
- a CDS encoding MFS transporter — MTTAPATSVRGPVETGRPAHRDGNVLRWIGAYTASMMGDNVFFLALSWAAVQSGTPAQAGMVTAVSAIPRTLLMLGGGVIADRFGPRRVVIGSDAVRCAAVLTVAAVLFLADPGLWLLAVLAVVFGAVDAVFMPAVGALPARITTRDQLARVQGMRGLAIRLANVVGAPLGGLGVALGGAAAAFALAGLLIAVSVPLLVLVRIRDRAPAPDEGAPAGGGTPWQDLRDGLRYVRGHRVLAPLMLAIVLGDLGFVGPLNIGLTLLADERGWGASGMGWVLAGFGVGAGVSALVLTVRGRLPHAGRLAAVTILAGSAAIGALAQVPNLLAAVGTALLVGLLTGLSGALCGSLLQTQSDPAYLGRVSAVGGVVSLGLAPLSMPLSAAAIGAWGTGPVFVVSAAICGLGGVLALAVPDLRRAELPG; from the coding sequence GTGACCACCGCGCCCGCGACATCCGTCCGAGGGCCCGTCGAGACCGGCCGCCCCGCCCACCGCGACGGCAACGTCCTGCGCTGGATCGGCGCCTACACCGCGTCGATGATGGGCGACAACGTCTTCTTCCTCGCGCTGTCCTGGGCCGCCGTCCAGTCCGGTACGCCCGCGCAGGCCGGAATGGTCACGGCGGTCAGCGCGATACCCCGGACGCTGCTGATGCTGGGCGGGGGAGTGATCGCGGACCGGTTCGGGCCGCGGCGGGTGGTCATCGGCAGCGACGCCGTGCGGTGCGCGGCCGTGCTCACGGTGGCGGCGGTGCTGTTCCTCGCCGACCCGGGGCTGTGGCTGCTGGCGGTCCTCGCGGTGGTCTTCGGCGCCGTGGACGCCGTGTTCATGCCGGCCGTGGGCGCCCTTCCGGCGCGTATCACCACCCGGGACCAGCTCGCCCGGGTCCAGGGCATGCGCGGCCTCGCGATCCGGCTCGCCAATGTCGTCGGCGCGCCGCTCGGCGGCCTGGGCGTGGCGCTCGGCGGGGCCGCCGCGGCGTTCGCCCTGGCCGGGCTGCTGATCGCGGTCTCCGTGCCGCTGCTGGTCCTCGTCCGCATACGGGATCGGGCCCCGGCACCGGACGAGGGGGCCCCGGCCGGGGGCGGAACACCCTGGCAGGACCTCCGCGACGGCCTGCGCTACGTCCGCGGCCACCGCGTTCTCGCCCCGTTGATGCTCGCGATCGTCCTCGGCGACCTCGGTTTCGTCGGCCCGCTCAACATCGGGCTGACCCTGCTCGCCGACGAGCGCGGCTGGGGCGCCTCCGGGATGGGCTGGGTGCTCGCCGGATTCGGTGTCGGGGCGGGTGTCTCCGCGCTGGTGCTGACCGTACGGGGGCGGCTGCCACACGCCGGCCGGCTGGCGGCGGTCACCATCCTCGCGGGGTCGGCCGCGATCGGCGCCCTCGCCCAGGTGCCGAACCTGCTCGCCGCCGTGGGCACCGCCCTGCTCGTCGGACTGCTCACCGGGCTCAGCGGGGCCCTGTGCGGTTCCCTGCTGCAGACCCAGTCCGACCCCGCCTATCTGGGCCGGGTCAGCGCGGTCGGCGGCGTGGTGAGCCTCGGCCTCGCACCGCTGAGCATGCCGCTGTCCGCCGCCGCCATCGGCGCCTGGGGCACCGGGCCCGTCTTCGTGGTCAGCGCGGCCATCTGCGGCCTCGGCGGCGTCCTGGCCCTCGCCGTCCCCGACCTGCGCCGCGCCGAACTCCCCGGCTGA